From a single Nostoc sp. MS1 genomic region:
- a CDS encoding helix-turn-helix domain-containing protein, protein MIMSHSFNQDTVSAIYENQESKFLTPFQRKALLKHLQNNLQPEYRRRIEIMLMADIGKSQTQICDLLGCSQEMARYWIGIAEAGLAHKWNERPIGRPKIVNSQYLERLRELVSNSPRDYGYAFTHWTAQWLSKHLANELGITISDRHINRLLKQMGLSTKRKASQPEETNLIQDGAITIGDLKTTSEPSINWSFSLVENSN, encoded by the coding sequence ATGATTATGTCACATTCTTTTAACCAAGATACAGTTTCTGCCATTTATGAAAATCAAGAAAGCAAATTTTTAACACCTTTTCAACGCAAGGCTTTACTTAAACATTTACAAAATAATTTACAACCAGAATACCGCCGACGCATTGAGATTATGCTAATGGCAGATATAGGTAAATCTCAAACTCAAATCTGTGATCTATTAGGTTGTTCTCAAGAAATGGCGCGTTATTGGATAGGTATAGCAGAAGCAGGGTTAGCACATAAATGGAATGAACGACCAATAGGTAGACCGAAAATAGTTAATTCTCAATATCTGGAAAGATTGAGGGAATTAGTGAGTAATAGTCCTCGTGATTATGGCTATGCTTTTACTCACTGGACAGCGCAATGGTTAAGCAAGCATTTAGCAAATGAATTAGGAATTACAATTAGCGATCGTCACATCAATCGGTTGCTCAAACAAATGGGACTTTCTACTAAACGCAAAGCATCCCAACCAGAGGAAACTAACCTTATCCAAGATGGTGCAATTACAATCGGTGATTTAAAAACTACCTCTGAACCGAGTATTAACTGGTCATTTAGTTTGGTTGAAAATAGTAATTAA
- a CDS encoding peptidylprolyl isomerase — protein MNDLTKVFIAPEEIVNFLKKEMNLKEVYQKILFQRVIWQVAEARGITVTTEEIEAEANRQRREKHLEKAADTVAWLADQLVSPEDWEMGIRDRLLSQKLANLLFAEKVEAFFAQNQLEFEQVSLYQIIVDSQKIAQEIYYQIEDEEISFFEAAHLYDIDIYRRQKCGYEGRLYRFDLPTNIASVIFRSSPKQLIGPLQSSQGYHLFMVDNFFTAELTSERYQEILNNMFQQWLVMEVNNILSSLVHHQFQES, from the coding sequence ATGAATGATTTAACAAAAGTATTTATTGCACCAGAGGAAATTGTCAACTTCCTCAAAAAAGAAATGAATTTAAAGGAAGTATATCAGAAGATTTTATTTCAAAGGGTGATTTGGCAGGTAGCCGAAGCAAGAGGAATCACGGTAACAACGGAAGAAATTGAGGCTGAAGCCAACCGTCAGCGTAGGGAAAAACATTTAGAGAAAGCCGCAGACACTGTGGCGTGGTTAGCAGATCAGTTAGTTTCCCCAGAAGATTGGGAAATGGGTATCCGCGATCGCTTATTATCTCAGAAGTTAGCTAATCTCTTGTTTGCTGAGAAAGTAGAAGCTTTTTTTGCTCAAAATCAACTGGAATTTGAACAAGTTAGTCTATATCAAATTATCGTCGATTCCCAGAAAATAGCCCAAGAAATATATTATCAAATTGAAGATGAAGAAATTAGTTTCTTTGAGGCTGCACACTTATATGACATTGACATTTATCGTAGGCAAAAATGTGGTTATGAAGGTAGACTTTATCGGTTTGACCTGCCTACAAATATAGCGTCAGTGATCTTTAGGTCATCACCAAAACAATTAATTGGGCCTCTTCAAAGTAGTCAAGGTTATCACTTATTTATGGTTGATAATTTCTTTACTGCTGAATTAACATCTGAAAGATATCAGGAAATACTCAATAATATGTTTCAACAATGGTTAGTTATGGAGGTAAATAATATACTTAGCTCATTAGTTCATCATCAGTTCCAAGAATCATGA
- the aroB gene encoding 3-dehydroquinate synthase, with the protein MMASINVNLPTQSYEIAIAPASLDQIGQSLAELKLGKKVLVVSNPTIFKHFGKNIVDSLESAGFQVASYSLPPGERYKTLNSIQKLYDIALENRLERSSTMVALGGGVIGDMTGFAAATWLRGINVVQVPTTLLAMVDSAIGGKTGVNHPNGKNLIGAFHQPRFVLIDPQVLKTLPVREFRAGMAEVIKYGVIWDAELFNQLEQSKRLDQLRYIKPELVDAILTRSCQAKADVVGKDEKEGGLRAILNYGHTIGHAVESLTNYRLLKHGEAVGIGMVAAGQIAVNLGLWQQEEADRQNALIEKAGLPTKLPAGLDIEGIIETLQWDKKVKDGKVRFILPTQIGVVTVTDEVTSDNIRQVLQQM; encoded by the coding sequence GTGATGGCTTCTATTAATGTGAATTTACCAACGCAGTCTTATGAGATTGCGATCGCACCTGCAAGTTTAGATCAGATCGGTCAAAGCTTGGCAGAGTTAAAACTGGGCAAAAAAGTATTAGTTGTTTCTAATCCCACTATTTTTAAGCATTTTGGTAAAAATATTGTAGATTCTCTTGAATCGGCTGGTTTTCAAGTAGCTAGTTACTCCTTACCACCAGGGGAACGCTACAAAACTCTTAATTCCATTCAAAAACTCTACGATATTGCCTTAGAAAATCGTCTAGAACGTTCCTCCACAATGGTAGCTTTGGGGGGTGGGGTAATTGGTGATATGACTGGTTTTGCCGCCGCTACTTGGCTACGGGGAATTAATGTAGTGCAAGTACCCACTACACTCTTAGCGATGGTAGATTCGGCTATTGGTGGTAAAACTGGTGTCAATCATCCCAATGGCAAAAACTTGATTGGTGCGTTTCATCAACCGCGATTTGTGCTGATTGACCCCCAAGTATTAAAAACTCTACCTGTGCGGGAATTTCGGGCGGGAATGGCAGAGGTGATTAAGTACGGGGTAATTTGGGATGCTGAATTATTCAACCAGTTAGAACAAAGTAAACGTCTTGACCAACTCCGCTACATCAAACCGGAATTGGTAGATGCAATTTTAACCCGTTCCTGTCAAGCTAAGGCCGATGTTGTGGGTAAGGATGAGAAGGAAGGCGGACTACGGGCGATTTTGAATTATGGACACACCATTGGTCATGCGGTGGAAAGCTTGACTAACTATCGGCTACTCAAACATGGCGAAGCGGTAGGTATTGGCATGGTAGCAGCCGGGCAGATTGCTGTAAATTTAGGACTGTGGCAACAAGAAGAAGCAGACCGTCAAAATGCGTTAATTGAAAAAGCTGGTTTACCGACAAAGTTACCAGCCGGGTTAGATATTGAAGGGATTATTGAGACTTTGCAATGGGATAAAAAGGTTAAAGATGGGAAAGTGCGGTTTATCTTACCCACTCAAATTGGTGTAGTGACCGTTACAGATGAGGTGACATCAGATAACATTCGGCAAGTTTTACAACAGATGTAA